In Anopheles arabiensis isolate DONGOLA chromosome 2, AaraD3, whole genome shotgun sequence, the genomic window CCGGGACGCCCTGCTCGAAACCGTACTGCCCGCCATGTACCACGAGGCGAAGGGCCAGCTCAACAAGGTGCTGTCCGACTGCGATCTCACGTTCAGCTTCAGCCTGTTCCGGCACGAGCACGAGCGGCGCACGTACGTCGCGATCAACGCGTACACGGTCGCGTCCGACTACTACTTCCGGCCGCTGCACGTAAAAACGCTGGACGTGACCGGGCAGGAGGCGGCCTACGTCGAGCATCTGCAGCGCATCATCGAGGACAGCCTCGCCCGGTCGTTTTCCGATCCGCTCAAGCTGGTGTACGGGGGCCCGCCGGACGCGGACGACTGCCCGGAGCCGGAAAGGACGCTGCGCAACCAGCGCGAACAGTACGAGCTGATACCGTGCGCGGTAACGATGCTGTGGGGCATTATGAGGCGCGTGGTGGACATGTTCCAGTACGACAGTGGCCGCTACCTGGAGCGGTTCATGCTCGGCagcgaggacgaggacgagacGGTACCGGCGGAGCTGGCGGTGCTGCAGCGCTTTCTCGAGCCGTTCCGCGAGCCGATCCGGGGGCTCGCCTCCGACACGGGCGTCACCATCAGCGAGGTGGTGCTGTGGCGCAAAAAGCTCGAGCTTAGCTTCCGCCCCGAGccggacgacgaggaggacgtgCGGCTGCTGAAGGAAACGCTGCTCGACCAGCTGAGGGCACACTTCCCGCTGCACGACTACCACCGGATAGCGGTGTTTCTCGATCCCAAGTTCAAAGGGTTGCGCTTCCTGTCGGACGAGGAGCGGAACGACACGCTTGCCAAGGTGAAGCAACACCTGCACGCCGATCTCGACGGGGTGGAGCGGGTCAAGCGGGGCCAGTACGGGACGCACGGGGTGCGCAAGCGGCGCAGCTCGCTGGCGCCGTCGGAGCTGCCGTTCTACGAGTTTATGGACGCCTCGCTGAAGCTCGAGTGCGAGGACGTGGTGGACGACGAGATTCAGCAGTACGTGGACGTGAAGCTGGAGAGTGCGGTCGACATCATGTCGTACTGGCGGAACGAGACGGCCTTCCCGCTGCTGAAGCGCCTGTGCCGGCGCATACTAAACATTCCTGCGGCCTGTGATGAGATGCGGCAGCTGTTCGGTCAGACCGGCCAGCGGGACCTGCAGAAGCGGCGGCTCGCGCTTAGCAATAGCGAGCTCGATATGGTGATGTATCTGCATCAGAACGTGAGCAGTCCGTAGTAagattgtgcttttttgtgagAGCAGAGGGGAGAAAGAAGGGGAGTCATTGCAGGATATAAGAATAaagtttatatttattaatttttaaaacccTGGTTCTTTTTGAGATACAAACGGAACCCTGCAGCGTCCGAAACAGTAGAAGCAAGACTTTGAGCGTTTGATAACATCCAGTTGCATTTGTTTGACTTACACTTTAGATCGCGCGATCGCTTCCTGGAGTCAAGTCAACAGATTGAAGCGCTGGTGGAACGATTCGCCCGTGAAACGCCCATCCCGGAAGCACCGATCAACCCGATCGGTAGTGGCAAAATACCGCTGGCGTACGGAAAACCGGGCGAGCTGAAAGTATGGGGCATCCTGTATCTGTGAGTAACACTGCTGAGTAAATCGGACCAATATGAAACTAACTTTACTTCGCTCTTTCGATAGACGACTTCTGGCGGCCACGTTCTCCTGCGGATATGCTGGTATGAAGGCGCTGTTCCTGCGCCTTCTCGCACTGCCCGCTACGATGGGGCTGCTGTGGCTGTTCTACGGCCAAACTGGCGACGATGCGCACGGATTCTTCAGCAAGGGTGGTCTCATCCTAAGCGTACTGGCACTCAGCTACGGTGTCGGCATATGGGCAACAATCTCACTGTGTATGGATGAGTTGTAAACGAGAAGGTTTTGCAAGTTTGCTAAAACATTAACCCTCATTTCATTCCCTTTAGTTCCACCGTGGAGAAAACGCTTCTGCCAGGAGTATGCGGAGGGTCTCTACACTGGCGCAACGATGCTGATCGCGTACAACACCGTTTCGATACCGTTCTCCTTCATCTCGTCGGCCGTCGCTGCCTGTGTGCTGTACCCGCTCGTCCTGGATCCGTCCAATCCCGACGGTATGACGTTCACGTATCTGCTGGTGGCGCTCTGGACCAGCTTCATGCTGGCCGAGCAGCTGTGCGTGATGTTTTTGCTGGTGATGAAGTCGCAGCTGAACGCGGCGATC contains:
- the LOC120894156 gene encoding uncharacterized protein LOC120894156, with product MNDAAVVGTLSAGSILAAAAAAASAGDSPEESPLSPATGGSGSESSSSPSAPSSISSSTSGSSASTCEAASPPAVTTGQPPSVAQVLYMPVGLANIKEELPEPEIQADSELSLEEGHALVQVLEDTPNDEAPPPEPEVEIRAGKADKSFRKLTSDGYPAKGAVVRLQMGKVTYQLTDQMLKSGALAAMHNPLLLTKDQLERMISDKDPELEYRKHHNNNSTWQRYMPMYYKGIKQNYVRCLECGWLVLHKASTGTGSLLRHRCKIKLPSGVEVKLEPKVSSSWNSSQGGKAPAVPKSAAAIGAAKVVQPAAPPSSTAVTTTPPQMVKYGGVLPQNVKDELVRQQACVLYKDIVSADLFDQPSFRTLAQMLVNIGAFYGQQPEGLLASRDALLETVLPAMYHEAKGQLNKVLSDCDLTFSFSLFRHEHERRTYVAINAYTVASDYYFRPLHVKTLDVTGQEAAYVEHLQRIIEDSLARSFSDPLKLVYGGPPDADDCPEPERTLRNQREQYELIPCAVTMLWGIMRRVVDMFQYDSGRYLERFMLGSEDEDETVPAELAVLQRFLEPFREPIRGLASDTGVTISEVVLWRKKLELSFRPEPDDEEDVRLLKETLLDQLRAHFPLHDYHRIAVFLDPKFKGLRFLSDEERNDTLAKVKQHLHADLDGVERVKRGQYGTHGVRKRRSSLAPSELPFYEFMDASLKLECEDVVDDEIQQYVDVKLESAVDIMSYWRNETAFPLLKRLCRRILNIPAACDEMRQLFGQTGQRDLQKRRLALSNSELDMVMYLHQNVSSP